Proteins from a single region of Schistocerca gregaria isolate iqSchGreg1 chromosome 3, iqSchGreg1.2, whole genome shotgun sequence:
- the LOC126355830 gene encoding dynein light chain Tctex-type 1-like produces MANAGRPEPFAAGDADTDVDGEVVVDGEVGFDCDRVSAIVQDAIEFSIGGCTFQECKLRKWSTDIFEACLAGLLRLRRPYKYAVTCCIVPRAAGVALHADSACYWDTAVDGSCTVRWENASLYCIVSVFGMATTS; encoded by the coding sequence ATGGCGAATGCAGGACGTCCAGAACCCTTTGCGGCTGGCGACGCAGATACTGATGTCGACGGCGAAGTAGTCGTCGACGGCGAGGTCGGTTTCGACTGCGACCGCGTGAGCGCAATCGTACAAGACGCGATCGAGTTCAGCATCGGCGGCTGCACCTTCCAGGAGTGCAAGCTTCGGAAGTGGTCGACGGACATCTTCGAAGCGTGCCTGGCGGGATTGCTGCGCTTGCGCCGGCCGTACAAGTACGCAGTAACGTGCTGCATAGTACCACGGGCGGCCGGCGTGGCGCTGCACGCGGACAGTGCTTGTTACTGGGACACGGCCGTCGATGGTAGCTGCACAGTACGTTGGGAGAATGCTTCGCTGTACTGCATCGTCTCTGTCTTCGGCATGGCTACTACATCCTGA